A single genomic interval of Streptomyces sp. NBC_00663 harbors:
- a CDS encoding DUF742 domain-containing protein has product MSTDGQGRSHWFDDEAGPVVRPYAMTRGRTTSAAQHRLDLIAVVVTEPQADDAERDHSLSPEHVDIVDLCRETPQSVAELSSELDLPIGVVRVLIGDLVDGEFVHVNRPVPPAELPDESILRDVINGLRAL; this is encoded by the coding sequence ATGAGCACTGACGGTCAGGGAAGAAGTCACTGGTTCGACGACGAGGCCGGACCGGTCGTCCGTCCCTACGCCATGACGCGCGGCCGCACCACCAGTGCGGCCCAGCACCGCCTGGACCTCATCGCGGTGGTCGTCACGGAGCCCCAGGCGGACGACGCGGAACGCGACCACTCGCTGTCCCCGGAGCACGTGGACATCGTCGACCTGTGCCGTGAGACCCCGCAGTCGGTGGCCGAGCTGTCCTCCGAACTCGACCTGCCCATCGGCGTGGTGCGGGTGCTCATCGGCGATCTCGTGGACGGCGAGTTCGTTCATGTGAACCGGCCGGTGCCGCCCGCCGAACTGCCGGACGAGAGCATCCTGCGGGACGTGATCAACGGCCTCAGGGCGCTGTGA
- the glpK gene encoding glycerol kinase GlpK: protein MTDKFVAAIDQGTTSSRCIVFNQDGAIVAVDQREHRQIFPKPGWVEHDATEIWSKVQAVVAGALAKAGLRADQLSALGITNQRETTVLWDRATGKPVHNAIVWQDTRTAALTHQLGGSDGQDRFREQTGLPLATYFSGPKASWLLDNVPGLRARAENGEIAFGTIDSWLIWNLTGGTDGGRHVTDVTNAGRTMLMNLETLQWDQSILSAMNIPDAVLPEIRSSAEVYGTAVGQLAGVPVASALGDQQAAVFGQACYDVGTAKNTYGTGSFLLLNTGNRPVPSKSGLLTTMGYKIGSEAPVYCLEGSIAITGALVQWFRDQLGIIRTADEIEPLAASVDDNGGAYIVPAFSGLFAPYWRSDARGVVTGLTRYVTKAHLARAVLEATSWQTREVVDAMFQDSGVHITTLKVDGGMTKNNLLMQHQADVLDVPVVRPRVSETTCLGAAYAAGLATGVWNDLDELKSHWRKDVEWTPSMESSVRDREYHNWRKAVEKSFGWEEDGAN, encoded by the coding sequence ATGACGGACAAGTTCGTCGCCGCAATCGACCAGGGCACCACCTCCAGCCGCTGCATCGTCTTCAACCAGGACGGCGCCATCGTCGCCGTCGACCAGCGCGAGCACCGGCAGATCTTCCCCAAGCCCGGCTGGGTGGAGCACGACGCCACCGAGATCTGGTCCAAGGTGCAGGCGGTGGTGGCCGGGGCGCTCGCCAAGGCCGGTCTGCGCGCCGACCAGTTGAGCGCGCTCGGCATCACCAACCAGCGCGAAACGACGGTCCTGTGGGACCGGGCCACGGGCAAGCCCGTGCACAACGCGATCGTGTGGCAGGACACGCGTACCGCCGCGCTGACCCACCAGCTCGGCGGCTCCGACGGACAGGACCGCTTCCGTGAGCAGACCGGCCTGCCGTTGGCCACCTACTTCTCCGGGCCGAAGGCGTCCTGGCTGCTCGACAACGTGCCGGGGCTGCGCGCACGTGCCGAGAACGGTGAGATCGCCTTCGGCACCATCGACTCCTGGCTCATCTGGAACCTCACCGGCGGCACGGACGGCGGCCGGCACGTCACCGACGTGACCAACGCCGGCCGCACCATGCTGATGAACCTGGAAACCCTCCAGTGGGACCAGTCCATCCTCTCCGCGATGAACATCCCCGACGCCGTCCTCCCGGAGATCAGGTCCTCGGCCGAGGTGTACGGCACGGCGGTCGGCCAGCTCGCGGGCGTGCCGGTGGCGTCCGCGCTGGGCGACCAGCAGGCGGCCGTGTTCGGGCAGGCCTGCTACGACGTGGGCACGGCCAAGAACACGTACGGGACGGGCTCCTTCCTGCTGCTCAACACCGGCAACCGGCCGGTGCCTTCGAAGAGCGGGCTGTTGACGACGATGGGCTACAAGATCGGGAGTGAGGCACCGGTCTACTGCCTGGAGGGGTCGATTGCCATAACGGGCGCGCTCGTCCAGTGGTTCCGGGACCAGCTCGGCATCATCCGCACCGCCGACGAGATCGAGCCGCTGGCGGCGAGTGTGGACGACAACGGCGGCGCCTACATCGTGCCCGCGTTCTCCGGGCTGTTCGCGCCCTACTGGCGCTCCGACGCACGCGGTGTCGTCACCGGGCTCACCCGGTACGTCACGAAGGCGCATCTCGCGCGCGCGGTGCTCGAGGCGACGAGCTGGCAGACGCGCGAGGTCGTGGACGCCATGTTCCAGGACTCGGGCGTGCACATCACCACCCTCAAGGTGGACGGCGGCATGACCAAGAACAACCTGCTCATGCAGCACCAGGCGGACGTCCTCGACGTGCCGGTGGTACGGCCGAGGGTGTCCGAGACGACCTGCCTGGGGGCCGCCTACGCGGCCGGGCTCGCCACGGGGGTGTGGAACGACCTGGACGAGCTGAAGTCGCACTGGCGCAAGGACGTCGAGTGGACGCCGTCGATGGAGTCGTCGGTGCGTGACCGGGAGTACCACAACTGGCGCAAGGCCGTGGAGAAGAGCTTCGGCTGGGAGGAGGACGGGGCGAACTAG
- a CDS encoding GntR family transcriptional regulator encodes MAEQLSGLADDRALLGRTSTAERVSDILRSRIAEGYFPPGTRLSEDSIGGALGVSRNTLRESFRLLTHERLLVHELNRGVFVRVLTVEDVEDIYRTRRLVECAVVRGLGEPPYALDGPAEAVEEGLRAVREGDWKELGTSNIHFHRELVALAGSERTDELMRSVFAELRLAFHVVDDPRRLHEPYLARNQQILGALETGDKDEAEKLLAVYLEDSLERVVEVYRRRVGEDT; translated from the coding sequence ATGGCAGAGCAGCTGAGCGGACTGGCCGACGACCGCGCCCTCCTGGGCCGTACCAGCACGGCGGAGCGGGTCTCGGACATCCTCAGGAGCCGCATCGCCGAGGGCTATTTCCCGCCCGGTACGCGGCTGTCGGAGGACAGCATCGGCGGCGCCCTGGGGGTGTCCCGCAACACGCTGCGCGAGTCGTTCCGACTGCTCACCCATGAACGCCTGCTCGTCCACGAGCTGAACCGGGGGGTGTTCGTCAGGGTCCTGACCGTCGAGGACGTCGAGGACATCTACCGCACCCGCCGGCTCGTGGAGTGCGCGGTGGTGCGGGGGCTTGGCGAGCCGCCGTACGCGCTCGACGGACCCGCCGAAGCCGTCGAGGAGGGCCTGCGTGCGGTACGCGAAGGTGACTGGAAAGAGTTGGGTACCTCCAACATCCACTTTCACCGGGAGCTCGTCGCCCTGGCGGGCAGCGAGCGCACCGACGAACTCATGCGCAGCGTCTTCGCCGAGCTGCGGCTCGCGTTCCATGTCGTGGACGACCCGCGGCGGCTGCACGAGCCCTACCTCGCGCGGAACCAGCAGATCCTTGGAGCGTTGGAGACGGGCGACAAGGACGAGGCGGAGAAACTGCTCGCGGTCTATCTGGAGGACTCGTTGGAGCGGGTGGTGGAGGTCTACCGGCGGCGGGTGGGGGAGGACACCTAG
- a CDS encoding sensor histidine kinase, with the protein MRFRGKSIRRKIVALLLVPLVSLAAVWGFATVLTGRAVTQLFQVSTAVEEIGYPTEDTVRILQQERRQTLVYLADPRASDALSALRDARSATDEAIAKLRKSAQDADVRDGLDADDDERLTGVLDAFDSVDSLRRSVEEGTVTRSQALGRYNRLVDPCYTLLASLDGVDNVEMDKQARALVNITRARELLSREDALLGSSLVVGKLTRDEIQDVADLIAQRNLLYEISLPVLPATERERYDRFWKNASTASLRSVEQTVITSTPGTPRTLTAKSWDAAAGGVLEGLATLNDQAGDRYQDRVQPVAVSVIVKAAVVGVLGLLALLFSIFLSVRVGRALIRDLRQLRMEAHEASGVRLPSVMRRLSAGEQVDVETEVPRLEYDRNEIGDVGQALNTLQRAAVEAAVKQSELRAGVAEVFVNLARRSQVLLHKQLTLLDTMERRTEDTDELADLFRLDHLTTRMRRHAEGLVILSGAAPSRQWRKPVQLMDVVRAAVAEVEDYERIEVRRLPRVAVTGPAVADLTHLVAELLENATVFSPPHTAVQVLGERVANGFTLEIHDRGLGMAADALLDANLRLAETPEFELSDTDRLGLFVVSRLAQRQNVRVSLQPSPYGGTTAVVFIPNTLLTDDVPDTNGIGFRLDRPRPSKEAELEEARRAELAHVPAQLPGLPAALLDGPVELEAPVDLDAIDDFPGALDDEDSERGGLFRPRRGLVRADDTSLSADESREAAGSGTGTAGRGVDAGDELNPPVPLPQRRTPKLVSSHGRPVTEQPSRRQESDEEPVRGSNRSFSATPPPLPARRRATGPQRRTTGVADHPDAQHIETPAPLGHAQGRDQDATASTGHGRDATTSTAHGQDASASTGGGQDLTALTGGGQDRTASTGREPGSPTPLGREPDTSSSAGRAFETPTSTGRLDAPTSMGRLDPQRAGAPVSSRRDLDSAPDAPALPRRTRRAEIAASGGSGDATRSTGGSEAAHPTADPGTPRLDGTAPGSGITGGPDPRPLGSPAPRQDAPGTAPLPRRVRQANLAPQLKQSPERRTDREADFEERDADQVRNRMASLQRGWQRGREENAAGEDADSGTAPRGTKGDGR; encoded by the coding sequence ATGCGCTTTCGCGGGAAGTCGATCCGCCGGAAGATCGTGGCGCTGCTTCTCGTGCCGCTGGTGTCCCTGGCCGCGGTCTGGGGCTTCGCCACGGTACTCACGGGGCGGGCGGTCACCCAGCTCTTCCAGGTGTCGACGGCCGTGGAGGAGATCGGGTACCCCACCGAGGACACCGTCCGCATCCTTCAGCAGGAACGGCGCCAGACACTCGTCTACCTCGCCGACCCGAGGGCGTCGGACGCGCTCTCCGCGCTCCGCGACGCCCGCAGCGCCACCGACGAGGCCATCGCCAAGCTCCGTAAGAGCGCGCAGGACGCCGACGTCCGCGACGGATTGGACGCGGACGACGACGAGCGTCTCACCGGCGTGCTGGACGCCTTCGACAGCGTCGACTCCCTGCGCCGCAGCGTCGAGGAGGGAACGGTCACCCGCTCCCAGGCCCTCGGCCGTTACAACCGCCTCGTGGACCCCTGCTACACCCTCCTGGCCTCCCTCGACGGCGTGGACAACGTGGAGATGGACAAGCAGGCCCGCGCCCTCGTCAACATCACCCGCGCCCGCGAACTCCTCTCCCGCGAGGACGCCCTCCTCGGTTCCTCCCTCGTGGTCGGCAAGCTCACCCGCGACGAGATCCAGGACGTCGCCGACCTCATCGCGCAGCGCAACCTGTTGTACGAGATCAGCCTGCCGGTACTGCCCGCCACCGAACGCGAGCGGTACGACAGGTTCTGGAAGAACGCCTCCACCGCGTCCCTGCGCTCCGTCGAGCAGACCGTCATCACCTCCACACCCGGCACCCCCCGCACCCTCACCGCCAAGAGCTGGGACGCGGCCGCGGGCGGCGTGCTCGAGGGGCTCGCGACCCTCAACGACCAGGCGGGCGACCGCTATCAGGACCGGGTCCAGCCGGTCGCGGTGAGCGTCATCGTCAAGGCGGCCGTCGTCGGCGTCCTCGGCCTGCTCGCCCTGCTCTTCTCGATCTTCCTCTCGGTGCGCGTCGGTCGCGCCCTCATCCGCGACCTGCGCCAGCTGCGCATGGAGGCCCACGAGGCGTCGGGAGTACGGCTCCCCAGCGTCATGCGCCGCCTCTCCGCCGGTGAACAGGTCGACGTGGAGACCGAGGTCCCGCGTCTGGAGTACGACAGGAACGAGATCGGCGACGTCGGCCAGGCCCTCAACACCCTCCAGCGCGCGGCCGTCGAGGCCGCCGTCAAGCAGTCCGAACTGCGCGCCGGTGTCGCCGAGGTCTTCGTGAACCTCGCCCGCCGCAGCCAGGTGCTCCTGCACAAGCAGCTCACGCTGCTCGACACCATGGAGCGCCGGACCGAGGACACCGACGAACTCGCCGACCTGTTCCGCCTCGACCACCTCACCACCCGTATGCGCCGGCACGCCGAGGGCCTGGTGATCCTCTCCGGCGCCGCCCCCTCCCGGCAGTGGCGCAAGCCCGTCCAGCTCATGGACGTCGTACGGGCCGCCGTCGCCGAGGTCGAGGACTACGAGCGCATCGAGGTCCGTCGCCTGCCCAGGGTCGCCGTCACCGGCCCGGCCGTCGCGGACCTCACGCACCTCGTCGCCGAACTCCTGGAGAACGCCACGGTGTTCTCCCCGCCGCACACCGCCGTCCAGGTCCTGGGCGAGCGTGTCGCCAACGGCTTCACCCTGGAGATCCACGACCGCGGTCTCGGCATGGCGGCGGACGCCCTGCTGGACGCCAACCTCCGGCTCGCCGAGACTCCGGAGTTCGAGCTGTCCGACACCGACCGGCTCGGCCTGTTCGTGGTCAGCCGGCTCGCCCAGCGGCAGAACGTCCGTGTCTCCCTCCAGCCTTCGCCGTACGGCGGCACGACGGCCGTCGTGTTCATCCCCAACACCCTGCTCACGGACGACGTCCCGGACACCAACGGGATCGGCTTCCGCCTCGACCGGCCGCGGCCCTCCAAGGAGGCCGAGCTGGAGGAGGCCCGCCGGGCCGAACTCGCCCACGTGCCCGCGCAGTTGCCCGGACTCCCCGCGGCACTTCTGGACGGCCCCGTGGAGCTGGAGGCCCCGGTCGACCTGGACGCCATCGACGACTTCCCGGGCGCCCTCGACGACGAGGACAGCGAACGCGGCGGCCTCTTCCGCCCTCGTCGCGGTCTCGTCCGCGCCGACGACACCTCGCTCTCGGCCGACGAATCCCGCGAGGCTGCCGGTAGCGGTACCGGCACCGCGGGGCGTGGCGTCGACGCCGGCGACGAGCTGAACCCTCCGGTGCCGCTGCCCCAGCGCCGCACGCCCAAGCTGGTCAGCTCGCACGGCCGCCCGGTGACCGAGCAGCCCTCCCGACGCCAGGAGTCGGACGAGGAGCCCGTACGAGGATCGAACCGGTCCTTCTCGGCCACTCCGCCCCCGCTGCCCGCCCGTAGGCGTGCCACGGGCCCGCAGCGCCGCACCACCGGCGTCGCCGACCACCCCGACGCACAACACATCGAGACCCCGGCACCGCTGGGGCACGCCCAGGGCCGCGACCAGGACGCGACAGCCTCGACAGGCCACGGCCGGGACGCGACGACCTCGACAGCCCACGGCCAGGACGCGTCGGCCTCCACGGGCGGCGGCCAGGACCTGACGGCTTTGACGGGCGGCGGCCAGGACCGTACGGCCTCCACGGGCCGCGAGCCCGGCTCCCCGACGCCCCTGGGTCGCGAACCCGACACGTCGTCATCGGCGGGCCGCGCCTTCGAGACGCCGACCTCCACGGGCCGCCTCGACGCGCCCACCTCCATGGGCCGCCTGGACCCCCAGCGCGCCGGCGCCCCCGTATCCAGCCGCCGTGACCTCGACTCGGCGCCCGACGCCCCGGCCCTGCCCCGGCGCACCCGGCGCGCCGAGATCGCGGCCAGCGGCGGCTCGGGCGACGCCACGCGCTCCACCGGCGGCTCCGAGGCCGCCCACCCCACCGCAGACCCCGGAACCCCGCGCCTGGACGGCACCGCCCCCGGGTCCGGGATCACCGGAGGCCCCGACCCGCGGCCCCTCGGCAGCCCCGCGCCCCGGCAGGACGCGCCCGGTACGGCCCCGCTGCCCCGGCGGGTCCGGCAGGCCAACCTGGCTCCGCAGCTCAAGCAGAGTCCCGAGCGCCGTACCGACCGGGAAGCCGACTTCGAGGAGCGGGACGCCGACCAAGTACGCAACCGCATGGCTTCGCTCCAGCGCGGCTGGCAGCGCGGCCGTGAGGAGAACGCCGCGGGCGAGGACGCCGACAGCGGCACAGCACCACGAGGAACTAAGGGGGACGGTCGATGA
- a CDS encoding hydantoinase B/oxoprolinase family protein: MTTGWQFWVDRGGTFTDIVARRPHGRLLTHKLLSDNPDHYADAAVTGVTELLDGSADPVEAVRMGTTVATNALLERKGERTLLVVTRGFRDALRIAYQNRPHIFARRIELPELLHERVIEVDERIAADGTVLRAPDLGALTGPLRQAYDDGIRAVAVVCMHSHLHPAHEQAVGELAARIGFPQISLSSEVSPLMKLVPRGDTAVVDAYLSPVLRRYVERVAGELEGVRLMFMQSNGGLTEAGQFRGKDAVLSGPAGGIVGMARMSQLAGFDRVIGFDMGGTSTDVSHFAGEYERVFTTQLAGVRLRAPMLDIHTVAAGGGSVLHFDGARYRVGPDSAGADPGPACYRGGGPLAVTDANVMLGRIQPAHFPKVFGPDGDQPLDAELVRERFAALTREIHEKTGDDRTPEQVAEGYLQIAVANIANAVKRISVQKGHDVTRYALTTFGGAGGQHACMVADSLGIRTVLVPPMAGVLSALGIGLADTTAMREQSVEVPLEAASMPDVRKTADDLESAARAELLAEDVPEDRVRVTRRAQLRYDGTDTTLTVELTEPTAMRDAFETRHRATYSFALDRPIVVEALSVEATGITQPPDLSALAPYEGRPAAPESVRLHTGGAWRDVPLHRREELPPGETVTGPAIITEASATTVVDDGWQAVARDDGHLVMERVAVTQSSDLDTEVDPVRLEVFNNLFMSIAEQMGARLESTAQSVNIKERLDFSCALFDPDGNLVANAPHIPVHLGSMGTSVKEVIRRRGTGMRPGDTYAVNDPYHGGTHLPDVTVITPVFDAPGPEGTESDQRILFYVASRGHHAEIGGIAPGSMPANSRSIEEEGILFDNWLLAENGRFREEETLRLLTEARYPSRNPATNLADLRAQIAANQRGVDEVARMIDNFGLDVVQAYMRHVQDNAEEAVRRVVDSLDDGEYAYETDSGAVIRVRVRVDRDDRSATVDFTGTSAQLDSNFNAPFAVVNAAVLYVFRTLVADDIPLNDGCLRPLRIVVPPGSMLAPEPPSAVVAGNVETSQAITGALYAALGVQAEGSGTMNNVTFGNARHQYYETVASGSGAGDGFPGAPVVQTHMTNSRLTDPEVLEWRLPVRLDEFAVRQGSGGAGRWRGGDGAVRRIRFLEPMTVSTLSQHRRLPPYGMAGGEPGALGANRVERADGTVTRLLGSDTADVCPDDVLVIETPGGGGYGPPPPHPHPAGEEINDLRAF, from the coding sequence GTGACGACAGGCTGGCAGTTCTGGGTCGACCGGGGCGGCACCTTCACCGACATCGTCGCGCGTCGCCCGCACGGCCGACTGCTCACGCACAAGCTGCTCTCCGACAACCCCGACCACTACGCCGACGCGGCCGTCACCGGCGTGACCGAACTCCTGGACGGCTCCGCGGACCCGGTCGAAGCCGTCCGCATGGGCACCACCGTCGCCACCAACGCCCTGCTGGAACGCAAGGGCGAGCGCACCCTCCTCGTCGTCACCCGCGGCTTCCGCGACGCCCTGCGCATCGCCTACCAGAACCGGCCCCACATCTTCGCCCGCCGCATCGAACTCCCCGAACTGCTCCACGAGCGTGTCATCGAGGTCGACGAACGCATCGCCGCCGACGGCACAGTCCTGCGCGCCCCCGACCTGGGCGCCCTCACCGGGCCCCTGCGGCAGGCCTACGACGACGGCATCCGCGCTGTCGCCGTCGTCTGCATGCACAGCCACCTCCACCCCGCCCATGAACAGGCCGTCGGCGAGCTCGCCGCCCGCATCGGCTTCCCGCAGATCTCGCTGTCCAGCGAGGTCAGCCCGCTGATGAAGCTCGTCCCGCGCGGGGACACCGCCGTCGTCGACGCCTACCTCTCGCCCGTGCTGCGCCGCTACGTCGAGCGGGTCGCCGGTGAACTCGAGGGCGTACGGCTGATGTTCATGCAGTCCAACGGCGGCCTCACCGAGGCCGGTCAGTTCCGCGGCAAGGACGCCGTCCTGTCCGGGCCGGCCGGCGGCATCGTCGGCATGGCCCGCATGTCGCAGCTCGCCGGCTTCGACCGGGTCATCGGCTTCGACATGGGCGGCACCTCCACCGACGTCTCGCACTTCGCCGGCGAATACGAACGTGTCTTCACCACACAGCTCGCCGGGGTCCGGCTGCGCGCGCCCATGCTCGACATCCACACCGTCGCCGCCGGCGGCGGTTCGGTCCTGCACTTCGACGGCGCCCGCTACCGCGTGGGGCCGGACTCGGCGGGCGCGGACCCGGGCCCCGCCTGCTACCGCGGCGGCGGCCCGCTGGCCGTCACCGACGCCAACGTCATGCTCGGCCGCATCCAACCCGCCCATTTCCCCAAGGTGTTCGGCCCCGACGGCGATCAGCCCCTCGACGCGGAACTCGTCCGTGAGCGCTTCGCCGCCCTCACCCGCGAGATCCACGAGAAGACCGGCGACGACCGCACTCCCGAGCAGGTCGCCGAGGGCTACCTCCAGATCGCCGTCGCCAACATCGCCAACGCCGTGAAGCGGATCTCCGTCCAGAAGGGCCACGACGTCACCCGCTACGCGCTGACCACCTTCGGCGGCGCCGGTGGCCAGCACGCGTGCATGGTCGCCGACTCGCTGGGCATCCGCACCGTCCTCGTACCCCCCATGGCCGGTGTGCTGTCCGCGCTGGGCATCGGCCTCGCCGACACCACCGCCATGCGCGAGCAGTCCGTCGAGGTGCCCCTGGAGGCCGCCTCGATGCCGGACGTCCGCAAGACCGCCGACGACCTGGAGAGCGCCGCCCGCGCCGAGCTCCTCGCCGAGGACGTCCCCGAGGACCGCGTCCGGGTCACCCGGCGGGCCCAACTGCGCTACGACGGGACCGACACCACCCTCACCGTCGAGCTGACCGAGCCCACCGCGATGCGCGACGCCTTCGAAACCCGTCATCGCGCCACGTACTCCTTCGCCCTCGACCGCCCGATCGTCGTCGAAGCCCTCTCCGTGGAAGCCACCGGCATCACACAACCCCCCGATCTCTCGGCCCTCGCCCCGTACGAAGGCCGACCCGCCGCTCCCGAGTCCGTCCGCCTCCACACGGGCGGCGCCTGGCGCGACGTACCCCTCCACCGCCGCGAGGAACTGCCTCCCGGCGAGACCGTCACCGGACCGGCGATCATCACCGAGGCCAGTGCGACGACCGTCGTCGACGACGGCTGGCAGGCCGTGGCGCGAGACGACGGGCATCTGGTCATGGAACGCGTGGCGGTCACGCAGAGTTCCGATCTCGACACGGAAGTCGACCCGGTCCGTCTCGAGGTCTTCAACAATCTCTTCATGTCCATCGCCGAACAGATGGGCGCCCGCCTCGAATCCACGGCCCAGTCCGTCAACATCAAGGAACGCCTCGACTTCTCCTGCGCGCTCTTCGACCCTGACGGGAACCTGGTGGCCAACGCCCCGCACATCCCCGTCCACCTGGGCTCGATGGGCACCAGCGTCAAGGAGGTCATCCGGCGCCGCGGCACCGGAATGCGGCCGGGGGACACCTACGCCGTCAACGACCCGTACCACGGCGGCACCCACCTGCCGGACGTCACGGTGATCACCCCCGTCTTCGACGCGCCGGGCCCCGAGGGCACGGAGAGTGACCAAAGGATCCTCTTCTACGTCGCCTCCCGCGGCCACCACGCCGAGATCGGCGGCATCGCCCCGGGCTCCATGCCCGCCAACAGCCGCAGCATCGAGGAGGAAGGGATCCTCTTCGACAACTGGCTCCTCGCCGAGAACGGCCGCTTCCGCGAGGAGGAGACCCTCCGCCTGCTCACCGAGGCGCGCTACCCGTCCCGCAACCCGGCGACCAACCTCGCCGACCTGCGGGCCCAGATCGCCGCCAACCAGAGGGGCGTCGACGAAGTCGCCCGCATGATCGACAACTTCGGACTCGACGTCGTACAGGCCTATATGCGGCACGTCCAGGACAACGCCGAGGAAGCGGTGCGCAGAGTCGTCGACTCCCTCGACGACGGCGAGTACGCCTATGAGACCGACTCGGGCGCCGTGATCCGGGTACGCGTGCGCGTGGACCGCGACGACCGCTCCGCGACCGTCGACTTCACCGGTACGTCCGCGCAACTGGACAGCAACTTCAATGCCCCGTTCGCGGTGGTCAACGCGGCCGTCCTGTACGTCTTCCGCACTCTCGTCGCCGACGACATCCCCCTCAACGACGGCTGTCTGCGCCCCCTGAGGATCGTCGTGCCGCCCGGCTCGATGCTCGCGCCCGAGCCGCCCTCCGCCGTCGTCGCGGGCAACGTGGAGACCTCGCAGGCCATCACCGGCGCCCTCTACGCGGCGCTCGGCGTCCAGGCCGAGGGCTCCGGGACCATGAACAACGTGACGTTCGGCAACGCCCGCCACCAGTACTACGAGACGGTCGCCTCCGGTTCCGGAGCGGGCGACGGTTTCCCGGGCGCACCTGTCGTGCAGACTCACATGACCAACTCACGGCTCACCGACCCCGAGGTCCTGGAGTGGCGGCTGCCCGTCCGGCTCGACGAGTTCGCGGTCCGGCAGGGCAGCGGCGGCGCCGGACGCTGGCGCGGAGGCGACGGCGCGGTGCGCCGCATCCGGTTCCTGGAACCCATGACCGTCTCCACGCTTTCCCAGCACCGCCGGCTCCCGCCGTACGGCATGGCGGGCGGCGAACCCGGCGCGCTGGGCGCCAACCGCGTGGAGCGCGCCGACGGGACGGTCACCCGACTCCTCGGCAGCGACACGGCCGACGTCTGTCCCGACGACGTACTTGTCATCGAAACCCCCGGCGGTGGAGGCTACGGCCCACCGCCGCCCCACCCCCATCCAGCAGGAGAAGAGATCAATGATCTTCGGGCGTTCTGA
- a CDS encoding GTP-binding protein, producing the protein MIFGRSERGKPPVEPVTLKILVAGGFGVGKTTLVGAVSEIRPLRTEELLTEAGRPVDDTRGVEGKRTTTVAMDFGRITLREDLVLYLFGTPGQERFWFMWDELSEGALGAVVLADTRRLEDCFAAIDYFERRSIPFLVGVNCFEGSARYPVEDVRQALDLDQDVPLVLCDARDRESVKEVLIGVVRHAMAYVAERRQAAVTS; encoded by the coding sequence ATGATCTTCGGGCGTTCTGAGCGCGGAAAGCCCCCGGTCGAGCCCGTCACGCTCAAGATCCTCGTGGCCGGCGGCTTCGGCGTGGGCAAGACCACGCTCGTGGGCGCGGTCAGCGAGATCCGGCCGCTGCGTACCGAGGAACTGCTCACCGAGGCAGGACGCCCGGTCGACGACACGAGAGGCGTGGAGGGCAAGCGCACCACCACGGTGGCCATGGACTTCGGGCGCATCACGCTCCGCGAGGACCTGGTGCTGTACCTCTTCGGCACGCCGGGCCAGGAGCGGTTCTGGTTCATGTGGGACGAGCTCTCCGAGGGTGCCCTCGGGGCCGTCGTCCTCGCCGACACACGCCGCCTGGAGGACTGCTTCGCCGCGATCGACTACTTCGAGCGGCGCTCCATACCCTTCCTCGTCGGCGTCAACTGCTTCGAGGGATCGGCCCGTTACCCCGTCGAGGATGTCCGCCAGGCTCTCGACCTCGACCAGGACGTGCCGCTGGTGCTGTGCGACGCCCGGGACCGCGAGTCGGTCAAGGAGGTCCTGATCGGCGTGGTCCGGCACGCGATGGCGTACGTGGCGGAGCGCCGCCAGGCCGCCGTCACGAGCTGA
- a CDS encoding roadblock/LC7 domain-containing protein: MTAPKTTGHIATPRSGELNWLLDDLVDRVASIRKAVVLSGDGLATGASKDLTREDSEHLAAVASGFHSLAKGVGRHFEAGSVRQTVVELDDAFLFVTAAGDGSCLAVLSDADSDVGLVAYEMTLLVKRVGVHLAAAPRTDLPQGG; this comes from the coding sequence ATGACCGCACCGAAGACGACCGGCCACATCGCGACGCCCAGGTCCGGAGAGCTCAACTGGCTCCTGGACGACCTGGTGGACCGCGTCGCGAGCATCCGCAAGGCCGTCGTACTCTCCGGCGACGGACTGGCGACGGGCGCGTCCAAGGACCTGACCCGGGAGGACAGCGAGCATCTGGCCGCCGTCGCCTCCGGGTTCCACAGCCTCGCCAAGGGCGTGGGCCGCCACTTCGAGGCGGGCAGCGTCCGGCAGACGGTCGTCGAGCTGGACGACGCCTTCCTGTTCGTGACCGCCGCCGGCGACGGCAGCTGCCTCGCCGTCCTCTCCGACGCGGACTCCGATGTCGGCCTCGTCGCCTACGAGATGACGCTCCTGGTCAAGCGCGTGGGTGTACATCTCGCCGCCGCTCCACGCACCGATCTGCCTCAGGGCGGGTAG